A stretch of Zymoseptoria tritici IPO323 chromosome 1, whole genome shotgun sequence DNA encodes these proteins:
- a CDS encoding uncharacterized protein (Protein of unknown function UPF0183) — MASDLMPVVPGQALGFITLGSSLQEVLSTIKEDKVTYPSIDISFSQSKPLAAPVIVSLPENGIRLRFDGSDQRLRLIEVLDFTRAQLGYKGSEIAKKQDEGRASFKRIYQLFGASYPGEYIPPPTSSRYGTYVLSWPGVAFNFPLQHSAWAPEKDHVSMLGSQAAQPATHMALFEGNSWTEARGELFVKEPSGPRTAAIMSQPRDALPAELDLASIPGSGRIVFVRRPPALSFELVIGQTTPQDLLTELGPPDATHKRDTAVAAEPPIHDRRRSSNARSLGNGYHTTPPSSLSSTGTDTFDTDFDSGDAEDDSAERAGREVFWCYFSHGLDILVGPPTDTTHSEDPEFPPTPVAASANLVVLKVTLHGNIPGSYSFNRHRRLRWALELRGASTTLTSEHIFDDIKPDLLQAFHGIWPDNEMSRGRVVNRTWGGSPTDSSFFLPDADEDLVESGGGSESWLGNTKLYSFPGLTFEVSSNGAISALTVS; from the exons ATGGCGTCAGACCTCATGCCAGTGGTCCCCGGTCAAGCACTGGGCTTCATCA CCTTGGGTTCGTCACTCCAGGAGGTCCTCTCCACAATCAAAGAGGACAAGGTGACGTATCCGTCCATCGACATCAGCTTCTCGCAGTCCAAGCCACTCGCCGCTCCGGTCATAGTCAGTCTGCCAGAAAATGGCATCCGGTTACGATTCGACGGGAGTGATCAACGCCTCAGGTTGATCGAAGTGCTGGACTTCACAAGAGCCCAGCTTGGATACAAGGGAAGCGAGATCGCGAAAAAGCAGGATGAAGGGAGGGCATCTTTCAAGAGAATATACCAGCTGTTCGGCGCCTCATATCCGGGCGAATACATACCACCTCCCACATCGAGTCGATACGGAACGTATGTCCTATCCTGGCCTGGTGTTGCCTTCAACTTTCCTTTGCAACATTCCGCATGGGCTCCTGAAAAGGACCATGTGTCCATGCTAGGGTCGCAGGCTGCACAACCGGCTACGCACATGGCACTATTCGAAGGCAATAGCTGGACTGAAGCACGCGGAGAATTGTTCGTCAAGGAGCCATCTGGTCCGCGGACTGCTGCGATCATGAGTCAGCCTCGTGATGCTCTTCCTGCAGAGCTCGATCTTGCTTCTATCCCGGGTTCTGGTAGAATAGTCTTTGTTCGACGTCCACCAGCACTGTCATTTGAGCTCGTCATAGGCCAGACAACTCCCCAAGATCTATTGACCGAGCTCGGGCCGCCAGATGCCACGCACAAGCGCGACACTGCTGTTGCAGCCGAGCCGCCTATCCACGATCGGAGACGAAGCAGTAATGCTCGATCTCTTGGCAATGGATACCATACGACACCTCCGTCTAGTCTATCATCTACTGGAACGGATACCTTTGATACCGACTTCGATTCAGGCGACGCAGAGGATGACTCCGCTGAGCGGGCGGGACGAGAAGTGTTCTGGTGCTATTTCAGCCATGGTTTGGATATCCTCGTGGGCCCTCCGACCGACACAACTCACTCGGAAGACCCCGAATTCCCTCCAACCCCCGTCGCCGCGAGTGCCAATCTCGTGGTATTGAAAGTGACCCTCCACGGTAACATACCCGGAAGCTATTCCTTCAACCGCCATCGTCGTCTACGATGGGCTCTCGAACTTCGCGGCGCTAGCACAACCCTCACTTCCGAACACATATTCGACGACATCAAGCCTGATCTTCTCCAGGCGTTCCACGGCATTTGGCCGGACAACGAGATGTCGCGAGGTCGAGTCGTGAATCGCACGTGGGGAGGAAGTCCGACGGACAGCAGCTTCTTCCTGCCGGATGCAGACGAAGATCTCGTGGAGTCCGGAGGTGGCAGCGAGTCGTGGCTTGGTAATACGAAGCTGTATTCGTTTCCTGGTTTGACGTTCGAGGTGTCTAGTAATGGCGCCATATCGGCGTTGACGGTTTCTTGA